The Notolabrus celidotus isolate fNotCel1 unplaced genomic scaffold, fNotCel1.pri scaffold_269_arrow_ctg1, whole genome shotgun sequence DNA segment AAGCGGTGACGTTTAAAAAGCCGTGGATCAGTGATGTCATGGGAGGAGTTTCACAGAGCGAGCCGTTTGATTGGTCCGCTGTGTCTCTTGGACCGGTGTGTGTCCGGGTCCTGGGGCATCAGCCTGTTGATGCCTCCTCTGATCCACTGGATGTATTTGGACACCTGGGTGTAGACCCCGTATTTGCCTTTGCGGGCGCAGCCTTCGCCCCAGCTCACGATGCCGGTGACAAAGTATGTGTCGTGGTAGCGAGTGACGTGCGGCCCGCCGCTGTCCCCCTGGCAGGCGTCCTTGGAGTCCTGGTCGTACCCGGCACAGAACATGCGAGCGGACACGCGCAGCTGCGTGGACTCCAGGCAGGTCTGCCGGTCCACGTACGGGACCGTGAGGCGCTGTAGGATGGTGGACGGCTGCCGACCCTCGCCGAGACGACCGAAACCGCTGACCATCCCGTGAGGCTGCTTCATCAGGACCTGCAGGAGGACAAGGACACTTAGCTGGTCCTGTTACAGGGACCCTTAACAGACTCAGGAGACCAGAACACTGGGGCTACTTCATGCTACAACGTGGACTCGAGGCGGTCCGGACTCTCACCTGTTCAGCAAACGTGGTTTCAGGGATGCAGGCGGGCAGGATGAACCTGGTGAACTTGATGGGCGTGGCCAGTTTGATGAGAGCGATGTCGTTGTGGTAGGTCTCTGGGATGTACCGGTTGTGGGTGATAATGGTCTCAACTTGATGGACCGCCTCGTTACCGTGTTCCACCAGGACATCAAACTCACCTGACGGAGCAGAGAGATGAAACCAGGTCAGACCAGATTGCAGACCAGATTGCAGACCAGATCATAGACCACATACCCAGTGTGACGTAGATGTAGCTGGATTGGTTCATGCAGTGTGCAGCGGTCAGGATGATGTACTCGTTCAGGATGGTTCCTCCGCAGAACCCGAGGTGGTCCTGGTTCATCAGGAGAGCCTGAGAGAACGAGACAGAACTTTCAGACATGGACGGACTCCCTCGACCCAGACGGAGGTCTAGGTTCTCTCTGTGGTTACCTGCCACGGACACTCTCCTGGTGGACAGTCCTCCCCGTTGACGATGCGCGTCATGGTCGCCTTGCGTGCGGTGAGCAGCTCCTCCAGGACTGTGAAGTCCACTTTGATGGTCCTGCTGCTGGCGTTCAGCGAGGACGCAGAGACCTCCTCCGTCAGGTTGGTGGAGCCCGCGGCGAGGTCGGTCAGGTTGGACCTGGTGGCGTTCTCCACGGTTGTGTTCCCTCGCTCGTACCTGAACACACTCCGGATGTCGTCTGTGATGATGGCGCCACATTTAAACTTCTCtgtgagagatggagggaaaggTTGGAGGtcagagatggagggaaaggTTGGAGGTCAGAGTCTGAGCGCCCGTTTGGACCCTGGATGTGTCTCTTCAGGGTCTCTCACCGTTGGACATGCAGGACCTGGAGTCTGATCCCAGGTAGTACCCGTCAGCGCAGGAGCAGCGTATGTCGTCTCGGAGGACGCTGCAGAAGTGTTGGCAGTCTCCGTTTCTGTTCTCACAGAGCTGAGGAATGACTGCAAGGACACAGGGGACAAGGACAGAGGGGACAAGGACAGAGGGGACACGGACAGGGACAGCAAAGAAGAACATCAACAGAGGACGACTCTGCTTAACCGGGCTGAATCTGAGCGTATGAGTATTAAACTGTAGGACACGTCAcatcagaggacagagagggcagaggacagaggacacagaggacacagaggacacagaggacacagaggacacagaggacacagaggacaTGCAGGGTAAGGTATCACATAGCTCCCGGGTCGTACTGGTGTCACAGTTGTAGCCCTTGTACCCCGGCTGGCAGAAGCAGGTGTATCCTCCAATCCCGTCTTTGCAAACTCCTCCCCACGCACAGGGCTGAGAGTCGCACGCATCGCcgtctgcaggaggagcacaacCAATCAGAGGGGTCCATTTATCAGGGCTGTAGATCTACAAGGGTAACACATCACTCCGAGCAGCTCTCAGCTGCAGAACCAGATCCTTACCTGTGTACTTGGCCCAGAACTCATCCTGCAAATAAAGAACAGAGCATCAGTGCACGGTGAAAACCAGATCCAATCAACACCCAGGGTCAGGGTTCTATGCTGTTGATGGTGTTGATGGTGTTGATGGTGTTGATGGTGTTGATGGTGTTgtggtgttgtgtgttgtgttgttcatGAAGTTTTACAGTTTTGTCCTTGTTCTCGAATATCTCCCGCGCCTCCTCCCAGCTGCAGCGCTCCTCCAAACActccctctccatgtttccttgtTTCAGTTCCTCGAAGAAGCTGTTGGCCCGTCTCAGACGGGTCAGCACCTGATTGGCTGCTTTCCTGTCCAGAAACACTGACGAGGGGACAGAAGCAGGAAGTCCATCACACCCGTCCTCAGGACTCGTTCAGAGCCGGATACAGGACTTATAATGAGGGTCAGACTTTCATGTTCCCCAGAGGATTAATCTGAGGACTCTTTAACTTTGACTTTaattcagataaataaatatttaatagaTGAGAAtaaatatttctatttaaatatttaaggtTTCAGAACAGCTGATTCATAAAAACTaatgaccaatcacagctcaggaAGGGTGTCTtcacaaaccaacacacacacctacaccccaacacacacacacacacatcaccccaacacacacacatgaccccaacacacacacatgaccccaacacacactcagcatGTCTGAGCGTCTTCATGtgatcttcctcctctcaccgctcctcttcctccctcctgacAGCGGTTCGGGGAACGTACCTGCGTACACGGCGGCCAGGTGGAGCAGCAGGAGGCCGACAGACGGACGCTGAAACCACAACATGGCCTCGGACGGACTCGAGCTGGGCTGTAGAATCTGAGTGATCAGAGTGTGAGTAATGGAGTCTGAgtgtggagacagagagggaggggagaggaggagaggaaagggcaACGACCTGTacgaacagagagagagggaggggggggggggggggtccacaTGTTCAGACCGGACTGATCGGACTGGGCGGGGCTTATCTCTCACTTCCTGCTGAAACACTGGGGCTTAAACCTGTCCTCCCTCCCTGTGAGGAATGTGTGTCCATGCTGTgtgcagagaggaggtgaaacagaaacacacaccaaggaggaagaggaggaggaggaggaggaggaggaggaggaggagaaggaggagaggaggaggaagaggaggagaaggagaaggaggaagaggaggaggaggaggaggaggagggtttaCAGGAAATGAAGGTTTTTAAACCCTGACTGAACACAGGGGTTAGAAAGGTCAGCTTTTGTTTTGACATGCACAACTCCACTTCCTGCTCTGCAGCCAATCAGCTCAGAGGGCCGACCTGCAGACTGATCCACGGTCACCGTGGAGACTGAACCACAAGCTGCAGAGATATGATCAAACATCAGTCTGATGAACGTGGACGAGTAGACCGTTCACAGACTTAAGCCCTGCTCCTGATGCTGACATCCTTCAGTGTTCCTCCACACTGTGGAGGATCATAGCTCCTCCCACACTGTGGAGGATCATAGCTCCTCCCACACTGTGGAGGATCATAGCTCCTCCCACAGCATGGAGGAACATAGCTCCTCCCACACTGTGGAGGATCATAGCTCCTCCCACAGCGTGGAGGATCATAGCTCCTCCCACACTGTGGAGGATCATAGCTCCTCCCACAGCATGGAGGAACATAGCTCCTCCCACACTGTGGAGGATCATAGCTCCTCCCACACTGTGGAGGATCATAGCTCCTCCCACACTGTGGAGGATCATAGCTCCTCCCACACTCTGGAGGATCATAGCTCCTCCCACAGCGTGACAGTTAACATAAACAAcacatgtttctttgtttatatgtttatgTGTTATAAACTCTTTCCCCCTGAACATGAATCAGACGGTTTATCtcagatttaatttttattgatCTCTGAACAGTTTTTCCTCAGATCTGATCCATCACAGGGATCAGACTCTTAAACGTGTTTCTGTTCCAGCAGGTCGAACGccgtctctgctgctctctgattggccgtGGTCATGGGGGGCGGGTTTTTCATGGTGACCTCCACCCAGTCCATGTAGTGAGCCATGTTGGTGTAGACCCCGTAAATGCCCCGCGGTGAGCAGCCCTGCCCCCACGCCACCACGCCCGTCAGGAAGTGGGTGGAGCCGTAGAGCGTGACCAGCGGGCTTCCGTCGTCTCCATGGCAACTAGGCTGGTCGATCTCCATGTACCCGGCGCAGAGCAGGCTGCTGCTGAAGTTAAAGTGGGCGGAGCCTGGGGAGCACTTGGACCTGTCGATCAGGGGGACGGTGAATTTCCGGAGAAAGGGGGAGACCGGAGCGGCGTTGGCGGAGGATTGCACCTGGTTGCCCCCGGTGGTCCTCAGGCCCCACCCCGACACGTCGTGGTACCTGGTCCCCAGGAGCTCCCGCTCAGCCAGGGACTTGGTCGGCAGGCAGACCGGGATGGCGTGACGGTTCAAAGTGACGGACTGACCCAGACGCAGCAAGGCGACGTCGCTGTTACCTGTCCCCCTATCAAAAGCCTCGTGAGAGATCGCCATGGAAACAGGTACCCTCTGTTCTGTGCCCTCTTCTACATCCAGGTTGTGTTCCCCTGGTAACAGGAAACAATCAACTTTACAAACACTGTACGAAAACTTTACACTAACTTTACACTAACTTTACACACTAACTTTACACACTAACTTTACACACTAACTTTACAGACTAACTTTACACACTAACTTTACACACTAACTTTACACACTAACTTTACACTCTAACTTTACACACTAACTTTACACACTAACTTTACACTCTAACTTTACACACTAACTTTACACACTATCTTTACACACTAACTTTACACACTAACTTTACACACTAACTTTACACACTAACTTTACACTCTAACTTTACACTCTAACTTTACACACTAACTTTACACACTATCTTTACACACTAACTTTACACACTAACTTTACACACTAACTTTACACACTAACTTTACACTCTAACTTTACACACTAACTTTACACACTAACTTTACACACTAACTTTACACACTAACTTTACACACTAACTTTACACTCTAACTTTACACACTAACTCTACACT contains these protein-coding regions:
- the f10 gene encoding coagulation factor X; the encoded protein is MLWFQRPSVGLLLLHLAAVYAVFLDRKAANQVLTRLRRANSFFEELKQGNMERECLEERCSWEEAREIFENKDKTDEFWAKYTDGDACDSQPCAWGGVCKDGIGGYTCFCQPGYKGYNCDTIIPQLCENRNGDCQHFCSVLRDDIRCSCADGYYLGSDSRSCMSNEKFKCGAIITDDIRSVFRYERGNTTVENATRSNLTDLAAGSTNLTEEVSASSLNASSRTIKVDFTVLEELLTARKATMTRIVNGEDCPPGECPWQALLMNQDHLGFCGGTILNEYIILTAAHCMNQSSYIYVTLGEFDVLVEHGNEAVHQVETIITHNRYIPETYHNDIALIKLATPIKFTRFILPACIPETTFAEQVLMKQPHGMVSGFGRLGEGRQPSTILQRLTVPYVDRQTCLESTQLRVSARMFCAGYDQDSKDACQGDSGGPHVTRYHDTYFVTGIVSWGEGCARKGKYGVYTQVSKYIQWIRGGINRLMPQDPDTHRSKRHSGPIKRLAL